The Brachyhypopomus gauderio isolate BG-103 chromosome 2, BGAUD_0.2, whole genome shotgun sequence genome contains a region encoding:
- the sgsm3 gene encoding small G protein signaling modulator 3 isoform X1 produces MSGSYTPAPGGPFSALTPSMWPQDILAKYCQKDPNVETEPLYDEFGFRIDGEDGVEPRDWLRGDGGPQREDPQQRLRWQAHLEFTHNHMVGDLTWDLISPSLPRSDRLRSLVLGGIPHSMRPQLWMRLSGALQKKRTSEISYREIIKNSSNDDTTAAKQIEKDLLRTMPTNACFSTVTSVGVPKLRRVLRGLAWLYPDIGYCQGTGMVVSCLLLFLEEEDALWMMCALIEDLLPPSYFSSTLLGVQTDQRVLRQLIVQYLPRLDSLLQEHDIELSLITLHWFLTSFASVVDIRILLRIWDLLFYDGSIVLFQVTLGMLKIKEEELVSSENSASIFNTLSDLPSQLQDGAAVLGEAVRLSGSLSQDTLDSHRHKHLAYILAEQAQLNTNNSHSLNANLTKVARRQSLRRKSTLSSFLFGEDEAEALKAKNIKQTELVAALREAIGRTAEHFHCLDPRHCTTDLTPDYSMESHQRDHENFLVVSRNRRRRAKALLDFERHDDDELGFRKNDIITIISQKDEHCWVGELNGLRGWFPAKFVEILDERSKEYSLAGDDSVTEAITDLVRGTLCPALKAIFQHGLKKPSILGGPCHPWLFIEEAASREVERDFNSVYSRLVLCKTYRLDEDGKVLTPEELLYRAVQSVNMSHDSAHAQMDVKFRSLICVGLNEQVLHLWLEVLCSSINTVEKWYQPWSFLRSPGWVQIKCELRVLSKFAFSLSQDCELPAKKEEKEQKPLKEGVQDMLVKHHLFSWDIDG; encoded by the exons ATGTCAG GAAGCTACACTCCGGCCCCTGGGGGCCCCTTCTCAGCTCTCACACCCAGTATGTGGCCCCAAGACATCCTGGCCAAATACTGCCAG AAAGATCCGAACGTGGAAACAGAGCCTCTGTACGATGAGTTCGGCTTCCGGATCGACGGTGAAG ATGGGGTGGAGCCGCGGGACTGGCTGCGGGGCGATGGAGGCCCCCAGAGGGAGGACCCCCAGCAGAGACTGCGCTGGCAGGCCCACCTAGAGTTCACGCACAACCACATGGTGGGAGACCTCACCTGGGACCTGATCTCGCCGAGCCTGCCCCGATCTGACCGGCTCCGCTCACTTGTGTTGGGCGGCATTCCACACAGCATGAGGCCACAG TTGTGGATGCGATTGTCAGGGGCCCTGCAAAAGAAGAGAACTTCAGAGATTTCTTACAGAGAGATTATCAAAAATAGTTCGAATGATGACACCACAGCAGCCAAACAG ATTGAGAAGGACCTTCTGCGGACCATGCCCACCAACGCCTGCTTCAGCACTGTGACCAGCGTCGGCGTGCCAAAGCTTCGGAGGGTCCTGAGAGGGCTGGCTTGGCTCTATCCAGACATCGGCTATTGTCAGGGCACTGGCATG GTGGTGTCGTGCTTGCTCCTGTtcctggaggaagaggacgcCCTGTGGATGATGTGTGCTCTGATTGAAGACCTGCTCCCTCCATCCtacttctcctccaccctgctgggGGTGCAGACCGACCAGCGTGTTCTCCGCCAGCTCATTGTGCAGTACCTGCCTCGCCTGGACAGCCTGCTGCAGGAGCACGACatag AGCTGTCCCTGATCACCCTGCACTGGTTCCTCACCTCCTTCGCCAGCGTGGTGGACATCCGCATCTTGCTGCGCATCTGGGACCTGCTCTTCTACGATGGGTCCATTGTGCTGTTCCAGGTCACACTGGGCATGCTCAAGATCAAG GAGGAAGAACTGGTGTCCTCGGAGAACTCTGCGTCCATCTTCAACACGCTCTCGGACCTCCCCAGCCAGCTGCAGGACGGGGCGGCGGTGCTGGGGGAGGCGGTGCGGCTGTCCGGCTCTCTCTCCCAGGACACCCTGGACAGCCACCGCCACAAGCACCTGGCCTACATCCTAGCCGAGCAGGCGCAGCTCAACACCAACAACTCCCATTCGCTCAACGCCAACCTCACCAAG GTGGCGCGTCGGCAGAGCCTGCGCAGGAAGTCCACACTGAGCTCGTTTCtgttcggagaagacgaggCCGAGGCGCTCAAGGCTAAGAACATCAAGCAGACGGAGCTGGTGGCGGCACTGCGCGAGGCCATCGGCCGCACGGCCGAGCACTTCCACTGCCTAGATCCACGCCACTGCACCACG GACTTAACTCCAGACTACTCTATGGAGAGCCATCAGCGGGACCATGAGAACTTTCTCGTGGTGTCTCGAAATCGCAGGAGACGGGCCAAGGCCCTGCTGGATTTTGAGCGGCACGACGACGACGAACTTGGCTTTCGGAAAAACGACATAATCACG ATCATCTCGCAGAAGGATGAGCACTGCTGGGTGGGGGAACTCAACGGACTCAGGG GCTGGTTTCCAGCCAAGTTTGTCGAAATTCTGGATGAACGGAGTAAAGAG TATTCCCTGGCAGGAGACGACTCCGTAACAGAGGCAATAACAGATCTGGTCCGGGGAACACTGTGTCCAGCACTGAAGGCCATTTTTCAGCATGGCCTGAAGAAGCCCTCTATACTTGGAGGACCCTGTCACCCCTGGCTCTTCATTGAGGAG GCAGCAagcagagaggtggagagggactTTAACTCGGTCTACTCGAGACTGGTGCTGTGCAAGACCTACAG GTTAGATGAAGATGGGAAGGTGCTCACTCCTGAGGAGCTGCTGTACAGA GCTGTGCAGTCTGTCAATATGAGCCACGACTCCGCACATGCTCAGATGGACGTCAAGTTCCGCTCACTCATCTGCGTGGGACTGAA tgagcaGGTCCTGCACCTGTGGCTGGAGGTTCTCTGCTCTAGTATAAACACGGTGGAGAAGTGGTATCAGCCATGGTCATTCCTGCGCAGTCCCGGCTGGGTGCAGATTAAGTGTGAGCTCAG AGTCCTCTCCAAATTTGCCTTCAGTCTCTCCCAAGACTGTGAATTACCTGCCAAAAAAGAG gAAAAGGAGCAGAAGCCTCTGAAAGAGGGAGTTCAGGACATGCTGGTCAAACATCACCTCTTCAGCTGGGACATCGATGGCTAA
- the sgsm3 gene encoding small G protein signaling modulator 3 isoform X2 produces MSGSYTPAPGGPFSALTPSMWPQDILAKYCQKDPNVETEPLYDEFGFRIDGEDGVEPRDWLRGDGGPQREDPQQRLRWQAHLEFTHNHMVGDLTWDLISPSLPRSDRLRSLVLGGIPHSMRPQLWMRLSGALQKKRTSEISYREIIKNSSNDDTTAAKQIEKDLLRTMPTNACFSTVTSVGVPKLRRVLRGLAWLYPDIGYCQGTGMVVSCLLLFLEEEDALWMMCALIEDLLPPSYFSSTLLGVQTDQRVLRQLIVQYLPRLDSLLQEHDIELSLITLHWFLTSFASVVDIRILLRIWDLLFYDGSIVLFQVTLGMLKIKEEELVSSENSASIFNTLSDLPSQLQDGAAVLGEAVRLSGSLSQDTLDSHRHKHLAYILAEQAQLNTNNSHSLNANLTKVARRQSLRRKSTLSSFLFGEDEAEALKAKNIKQTELVAALREAIGRTAEHFHCLDPRHCTTDLTPDYSMESHQRDHENFLVVSRNRRRRAKALLDFERHDDDELGFRKNDIITIISQKDEHCWVGELNGLRGWFPAKFVEILDERSKEYSLAGDDSVTEAITDLVRGTLCPALKAIFQHGLKKPSILGGPCHPWLFIEEAASREVERDFNSVYSRLVLCKTYRLDEDGKVLTPEELLYRAVQSVNMSHDSAHAQMDVKFRSLICVGLNEQVLHLWLEVLCSSINTVEKWYQPWSFLRSPGWVQIKCELRVLSKFAFSLSQDCELPAKKEKPPILKSEVVDVLVQHHLFSWDL; encoded by the exons ATGTCAG GAAGCTACACTCCGGCCCCTGGGGGCCCCTTCTCAGCTCTCACACCCAGTATGTGGCCCCAAGACATCCTGGCCAAATACTGCCAG AAAGATCCGAACGTGGAAACAGAGCCTCTGTACGATGAGTTCGGCTTCCGGATCGACGGTGAAG ATGGGGTGGAGCCGCGGGACTGGCTGCGGGGCGATGGAGGCCCCCAGAGGGAGGACCCCCAGCAGAGACTGCGCTGGCAGGCCCACCTAGAGTTCACGCACAACCACATGGTGGGAGACCTCACCTGGGACCTGATCTCGCCGAGCCTGCCCCGATCTGACCGGCTCCGCTCACTTGTGTTGGGCGGCATTCCACACAGCATGAGGCCACAG TTGTGGATGCGATTGTCAGGGGCCCTGCAAAAGAAGAGAACTTCAGAGATTTCTTACAGAGAGATTATCAAAAATAGTTCGAATGATGACACCACAGCAGCCAAACAG ATTGAGAAGGACCTTCTGCGGACCATGCCCACCAACGCCTGCTTCAGCACTGTGACCAGCGTCGGCGTGCCAAAGCTTCGGAGGGTCCTGAGAGGGCTGGCTTGGCTCTATCCAGACATCGGCTATTGTCAGGGCACTGGCATG GTGGTGTCGTGCTTGCTCCTGTtcctggaggaagaggacgcCCTGTGGATGATGTGTGCTCTGATTGAAGACCTGCTCCCTCCATCCtacttctcctccaccctgctgggGGTGCAGACCGACCAGCGTGTTCTCCGCCAGCTCATTGTGCAGTACCTGCCTCGCCTGGACAGCCTGCTGCAGGAGCACGACatag AGCTGTCCCTGATCACCCTGCACTGGTTCCTCACCTCCTTCGCCAGCGTGGTGGACATCCGCATCTTGCTGCGCATCTGGGACCTGCTCTTCTACGATGGGTCCATTGTGCTGTTCCAGGTCACACTGGGCATGCTCAAGATCAAG GAGGAAGAACTGGTGTCCTCGGAGAACTCTGCGTCCATCTTCAACACGCTCTCGGACCTCCCCAGCCAGCTGCAGGACGGGGCGGCGGTGCTGGGGGAGGCGGTGCGGCTGTCCGGCTCTCTCTCCCAGGACACCCTGGACAGCCACCGCCACAAGCACCTGGCCTACATCCTAGCCGAGCAGGCGCAGCTCAACACCAACAACTCCCATTCGCTCAACGCCAACCTCACCAAG GTGGCGCGTCGGCAGAGCCTGCGCAGGAAGTCCACACTGAGCTCGTTTCtgttcggagaagacgaggCCGAGGCGCTCAAGGCTAAGAACATCAAGCAGACGGAGCTGGTGGCGGCACTGCGCGAGGCCATCGGCCGCACGGCCGAGCACTTCCACTGCCTAGATCCACGCCACTGCACCACG GACTTAACTCCAGACTACTCTATGGAGAGCCATCAGCGGGACCATGAGAACTTTCTCGTGGTGTCTCGAAATCGCAGGAGACGGGCCAAGGCCCTGCTGGATTTTGAGCGGCACGACGACGACGAACTTGGCTTTCGGAAAAACGACATAATCACG ATCATCTCGCAGAAGGATGAGCACTGCTGGGTGGGGGAACTCAACGGACTCAGGG GCTGGTTTCCAGCCAAGTTTGTCGAAATTCTGGATGAACGGAGTAAAGAG TATTCCCTGGCAGGAGACGACTCCGTAACAGAGGCAATAACAGATCTGGTCCGGGGAACACTGTGTCCAGCACTGAAGGCCATTTTTCAGCATGGCCTGAAGAAGCCCTCTATACTTGGAGGACCCTGTCACCCCTGGCTCTTCATTGAGGAG GCAGCAagcagagaggtggagagggactTTAACTCGGTCTACTCGAGACTGGTGCTGTGCAAGACCTACAG GTTAGATGAAGATGGGAAGGTGCTCACTCCTGAGGAGCTGCTGTACAGA GCTGTGCAGTCTGTCAATATGAGCCACGACTCCGCACATGCTCAGATGGACGTCAAGTTCCGCTCACTCATCTGCGTGGGACTGAA tgagcaGGTCCTGCACCTGTGGCTGGAGGTTCTCTGCTCTAGTATAAACACGGTGGAGAAGTGGTATCAGCCATGGTCATTCCTGCGCAGTCCCGGCTGGGTGCAGATTAAGTGTGAGCTCAG AGTCCTCTCCAAATTTGCCTTCAGTCTCTCCCAAGACTGTGAATTACCTGCCAAAAAAGAG AAGCCACCCATTCTGAAATCAGAAGTGGTGGATGTCTTGGTGCAACATCACCTCTTTAGTTGGGACCTCTAG